One genomic region from Sciurus carolinensis chromosome 2, mSciCar1.2, whole genome shotgun sequence encodes:
- the Cspg4 gene encoding chondroitin sulfate proteoglycan 4: MLSGPRPPPPAPALALVLTLALLARRASAASFFGENHLEVPVATALTNIDLQLQFSTSQPQALLLLAAGQADHLLLQLYSGRLQVRLVLGQEELRLQTPGETLLSDSLPHTVVLTISDSWAMLSVDGLLNASAPVQGAPLKVPYGLFVGGSGTLSLPYLRGASRPLRGCLHAATLNSRSLLRPLTPDIPDGCAEEFSAGDDVALGFSGPHSLAAFPAWNTQDEGTLEFTLTTRSQQAPLAFQAGGRHGDFIYVDIFEGHLRAVVEKGQGTVLLHNSVPVADGQPHEVSVHMDAHRLEISVDQYPTRTSNRGVISYLEPRGSLLLGGLDAEASRHLQEHRLGLVPGVANASLLGCLEDLSVNGQRQGLREALLTRNMAAGCRLEEDEYEEDGYGPYEAFSTVVPEAWPAMELPEPCIPEPGLPPVFANFTQLLTISPLVVAEGGTAWLEWRHVQPTLDLTEAELRKSQVLFSVSRVARHGELELDIPGAQARKMFTLLDVVNRKARFVHDGSEDASDQLVLEVSVTARAPVPSCLRRGQTYLLPIQINPVNDPPQVIFPHGNLMVILEHTQKPLGPEIFQAYDPDSACEGLTFQLLGASTSLPVEHRDQPGEPAMEFSCRELEAGSIVYVHRGGPAQDLTFRVSDGLQASPPATLKVVAVRPAIRIRHSTGLRLAQGSATPILPANLSVETNAVGQDVSVLFRVTGTLQFGELQKQGAGGAEGAEWWATQAFHQRDVEQGRVRYLSTDPQHHSEDTVENLALEVQVGQETLSNLSFPVSIQRATVWMLRLEPLHTQNTQQEALTTAHLEATVEEAGPGPRTFHYEVVQAPRKGNLQLQGRRLADGESFSQDDLQAGRVTYGATARASEAVEDSFRFRVTAPPHFSPLYTFPIHIGGDPDAPVLTNVLLLVPEGGEGVLSADHLFVKSLNSASYLYEVMERPRHGRLTRRGPQDKATMVTSFTNEDLLRGWLVYQHDDSETTEDDIPFVATRQGEGSGDMAWEEVRGVFRVAIQPVNDHAPVQTISRVFHVARGGQRLLTTDDVAFSDADSGFTDAQLVLTRKDLLFGSIVAVDEPTRPIYRFTQEDLRKRQVLFVHSGADHGWLQLQVSDGQHQATAVLEVQASAPYLRVANGSSLVVPQGGQGTIDTAVLHLDTNLDIRSGDEVHYHVTAGPRWGQLLRDGQPATTFSHQDLLDGAILYRHNGSLSPRDTLSLSVEAGPVHTDATLQVTIALEGPLAPLQLVRHKKIYVFPGEAAEIRRDQLEAAQEAVPPADIVFSVKSPPSAGYLVMVSHGASADEPPRLDPVQSFPQEAVDAGRVLYLHSRPEAWRDTFSLDVTSGLGAPLEGILMELEVLPTAIPLEAQNFSVPEGGTRTLAPPLLRVTGPYFPTLPGLDLQVLEPPRHGTLQREEQPQDGTLSIFSWKEVEEQLIRYVHDGSETLTDSFVLVANASEMDHQSHPVTFTITILPVNDQPPVLITNTGLQMWEGATVPIPAEALRGTDGDSGPEDLVYTIQQPSNGRVVLRMAPGTEVHHFTQAQLDSGLVLFSHRGALDGGFRFDLSDGEHTSPGHFFRVAAQKQVLLSLEGSRTLIVCPESVQPLSSQTLRASSSAGTDPHHLFYQVLRGPQLGRLFHVQQGSAGDTLVNFTQAEVYAGNVLYEHEMSPEPFWEAHDAIELLLSSPPAPDVAATLAVTISFEAACPQRLTRLWRNKGLWVPEGQRAKITVAALDASNLLASVPASQRSKHDVLFQVTQFPTRGQLLVSEEPLHAGRPHFLQSEVATGQLVYAHGGGGTQQDGFRFRAHLQGPAGASVAGPQTSEAFSITVRDVNERPPQPQASMPLRLTRGSRALVSRAQLSVVDPDSAPGEIEYEVQRAPHNGFLSLAGGSPGPTTRFTQADVDAGRLAFVANGSSVAGVFQLSMSDGASPPLPMTLAVDVLPSAIEVQLRAPLEVPQALGRASLSRQQLQVVSDREEPDVAYRLTQGPQYGHLLVGGQPTSAFSQLQLDQGDVVFAFTNFSSSHDHFKVLALARGVNASATVNVTVRALLHVWSGGPWPQGATLRLDSTVLDAGELANRTGSVPRFRLLAGPQHGRVVRVPRARTEPRSGPLVEQFTQQDLEDGRLGLEVGRPEGRLPGPAGDSLTLELWARGVPPAVASLDFTTEPYNAARPYSVALLSVPEAAQTESGKPESVSPTSEPGPPASSPVATVARGGFLGFLEANMFSIIIPVCLVLLLLALILPLLFYLRKRNKTGKHDVQILTAKPRNGLAGDTETFRKVEPGQAIPLTAVPGQGSPPGGQPDPELLQFCRTPNPALRNGQYWV; encoded by the exons ATGCTCTCCGGCCCGCGGCCCCCGCCTCCAGCCCCCGCCCTGGCCCTGGTTCTGACCTTGGCTCTGTTGGCCCGACGGGCATCTGCAG CCTCCTTCTTCGGTGAGAACCACCTGGAGGTACCCGTGGCCACAGCCCTGACCAACATAGACCTACAGCTGCAATTCTCCACATCTCAGCCCCAAGCCCTGCTTCTCCTGGCAGCAGGCCAGGCTGACCACCTCCTGCTGCAACTCTACTCTGGGCGCCTACAG GTCAGACTTGTCCTGGGCCAAGAGGAGCTGAGGCTACAGACCCCCGGAGAGACGCTGCTCAGTGACTCGCTCCCCCATACTGTGGTGCTCACCATTTCAGACAGCTGGGCCATGCTCTCTGTTGATGGGCTCCTGAACGCTTCTGCCCCAGTCCAGGGAGCCCCCCTCAAGGTCCCCTATGGACTCTTTGTGGGAGGCTCTGGGACCCTCAGCCTGCCTTACCTGAGGGGAGCCAGCCGACCCCTGAGGGGCTGCCTCCATGCAGCCACCCTCAATAGCCGCAGCCTCCTCAGGCCACTGACCCCTGACATTCCTGACGGCTGTGCTGAGGAGTTCTCTGCTGGCGATGACGTGGCCCTGGGCTTCTCTGGGCCCCACTCGCTAGCTGCCTTCCCTGCCTGGAACACTCAGGACGAAGGCACCCTGGAGTTTACACTCACCACACGGAGCCAGCAGGCACCCTTGGCCTTCCAGGCAGGGGGCCGGCATGGGGACTTCATCTATGTGGACATATTTGAGGGCCACCTGCGTGCTGTGGTTGAGAAGGGCCAGGGTACCGTGCTGCTCCATAACAGTGTGCCTGTGGCTGATGGACAGCCCCATGAGGTCAGTGTCCACATGGATGCTCATCGGCTGGAAATCTCCGTGGACCAGTACCCCACACGCACTTCCAACCGTGGGGTCATCAGCTACCTGGAGCCACGTGGCAGTCTCCTTCTTGGGGGACTGGACGCTGAGGCCTCCCGTCATCTCCAGGAACACCGCCTGGGCCTGGTACCAGGGGTTGCCAATGCCTCCCTGCTGGGCTGCCTGGAGGACCTCAGTGTCAATGGCCAGAGGCAGGGGCTCCGGGAAGCCCTGCTGACTCGCAACATGGCGGCTGGCTGCAGGCTGGAGGAAGATGAGTATGAGGAGGACGGCTACGGCCCCTACGAAGCTTTCTCCACCGTGGTACCTGAGGCTTGGCCGGCCATGGAGCTGCCTGAACCATGCATCCCTGAACCGGGGCTGCCTCCTGTATTTGCCAATTTTACCCAACTGCTGACCATCAGCCCACTTGTGGTGGCTGAGGGTGGTACAGCCTGGCTTGAGTGGCGGCATGTGCAGCCCACACTGGACCTGACGGAAGCTGAGCTGCGCAAATCCCAGGTGTTGTTCAGTGTGAGCCGGGTGGCACGCCATGGCGAGCTGGAGCTGGACATCCCTGGAGCCCAGGCCCGGAAAATGTTCACTCTGCTGGACGTGGTGAACCGCAAGGCCCGCTTTGTCCATGATGGCTCTGAGGACGCCTCCGACCAGCTGGTGCTGGAGGTATCAGTGACAGCTCGGGCCCCAGTGCCCTCCTGCTTGCGGAGGGGTCAAACTTACCTCCTGCCCATCCAGATAAACCCTGTCAATGACCCGCCCCAAGTCATCTTCCCACACGGGAATCTCATGGTGATCCTGGAACACACACAGAAGCCTCTGGGGCCTGAGATTTTCCAGGCCTATGACCCAGACTCTGCCTGCGAGGGCCTCACCTTCCAGCTCCTCGGTGCCTCCACCAGCCTCCCAGTAGAGCATCGAGACCAGCCTGGGGAGCCAGCAATGGAGTTCTCCTGCCGGGAGCTGGAGGCGGGTAGCATAGTGTATGTCCACCGCGGTGGCCCGGCACAGGACCTGACGTTCCGTGTCAGTGATGGGCTGCAGGCCAGCCCCCCGGCCACACTGAAGGTAGTGGCTGTCCGGCCAGCCATACGGATCCGCCACAGCACAGGGCTGCGCCTGGCCCAGGGCTCCGCCACACCCATCTTGCCGGCAAACCTGTCGGTGGAGACCAACGCCGTGGGGCAGGATGTAAGTGTGCTGTTCCGAGTCACTGGCACGCTGCAGTTCGGCGAGCTGCAGAAGCAGGGGGCAGGTGGGGCAGAGGGTGCTGAATGGTGGGCCACACAAGCGTTCCACCAGCGAGACGTGGAGCAGGGCCGGGTGAGGTACCTGAGCACTGACCCGCAGCACCACTCCGAGGACACCGTGGAGAACCTGGCCCTGGAGGTGCAGGTGGGCCAGGAGACCCTGAGCAACCTGTCCTTCCCAGTGAGCATCCAGAGAGCCACGGTGTGGATGCTGCGGCTAGAGCCGCTACACACCCAGAACACCCAGCAGGAGGCCCTCACCACggcccacctggaggccaccgtGGAGGAGGCAGGCCCTGGCCCCAGAACCTTCCACTACGAGGTGGTTCAGGCCCCCAGAAAAGGAAACCTTCAACTGCAGGGCAGGAGGCTGGCAGACGGCGAGAGCTTCAGTCAGGATGACCTGCAGGCTGGCCGGGTGACCTATGGGGCCACAGCACGGGCCTCAGAGGCAGTCGAGGACTCCTTCCGCTTCCGGGTCACTGCTCCTCCACACTTCTCCCCGCTCTATACTTTCCCCATCCACATCGGTGGTGACCCGGATGCTCCCGTCCTCACTAACGTCCTCCTCTTGGTGCCCGAGGGTGGTGAGGGTGTCCTCTCTGCTGACCACCTCTTTGTCAAGAGTCTCAACAGTGCCAGCTACCTCTATGAAGTCATGGAGCGGCCCCGCCATGGAAGGTTGACTCGGCGGGGACCACAGGACAAGGCCACCATGGTGACGTCCTTCACCAACGAAGACTTGCTGCGTGGCTGGCTGGTCTACCAGCATGATGACTCTGAGACCACAGAAGATGATATCCCATTTGTGGCTACCCGCCAGGGTGAGGGCAGTGGCGACATGGCCTGGGAGGAGGTTCGGGGTGTCTTCCGAGTAGCCATCCAGCCTGTGAATGACCACGCACCTGTGCAAACCATCAGCCGCGTCTTCCACGTGGCCCGGGGCGGACAGCGGCTGCTAACGACGGATGACGTGGCCTTTAGTGATGCTGACTCAGGCTTTACTGATGCTCAGCTGGTGCTGACCCGCAAGGACCTCCTCTTTGGCAGCATTGTGGCCGTGGATGAGCCAACCCGGCCTATCTACCGCTTCACGCAGGAGGACCTCAGGAAGAGACAAGTCCTGTTTGTGCACTCGGGGGCTGACCACGGCTGGCTCCAGCTGCAGGTGTCCGATGGACAGCACCAGGCCACTGCGGTGCTCGAGGTGCAGGCCTCCGCACCCTACCTCCGTGTGGCCAATGGCTCCAGCCTTGTGGTCCCTCAAGGTGGCCAGGGCACCATTGACACAGCAGTGCTCCACCTGGACACCAACCTAGACATCCGCAGTGGGGATGAGGTCCACTACCATGTTACAGCTGGCCCTCGCTGGGGGCAGCTGCTCCGGGATGGCCAGCCAGCCACCACCTTCTCCCATCAGGACTTGCTGGATGGGGCCATTCTCTACAGACACAATGGCAGCCTCAGCCCCCGTGACACCCTGTCCCTCTCTGTGGAAGCAGGGCCAGTGCACACAGATGCCACCTTACAGGTGACCATTGCTCTAGAGGGCCCACTGGCCCCACTGCAACTGGTTCGGCACAAAAAGATCTACGTCTTCCCGGGGGAAGCAGCTGAGATCAGAAGGGACCAGCTGGAG GCCGCCCAGGAGGCAGTACCACCAGCAGACATCGTGTTCTCTGTGAAGAGCCCCCCAAGTGCCGGCTACCTGGTGATGGTGTCGCATGGTGCCTCAGCAGACGAGCCGCCCAGGCTGGACCCCGTGCAGAGCTTCCCTCAGGAGGCTGTGGATGCGGGCCGGGTCCTGTACCTGCACTCGCGCCCTGAGGCCTGGCGTGACACCTTCTCCCTGGACGTGACCTCCGGCCTGGGTGCGCCCCTCGAGGGCATCCTCATGGAGCTGGAGGTGCTGCCCACTGCCATCCCCCTGGAGGCACAGAACTTCAGTGTCCCTGAGGGTGGCACCCGCACCCTGGCCCCTCCACTGCTCCGTGTCACTGGGCCCTACTTCCCCACGCTGCCAGGCCTTGACCTGCAGGTGCTGGAGCCACCCCGGCATGGGACTCTGCAGAGGGAGGAGCAACCTCAAGATGGGACCCTCAGCATCTTCTCCTGGAAAGAG GTGGAAGAGCAGCTGATCCGCTATGTGCACGACGGGAGCGAGACACTGACAGACAGCTTTGTCCTGGTGGCGAATGCTTCAGAGATGGACCACCAGAGTCACCCTGTGaccttcaccatcaccatcctGCCAGTTAACGACCAGCCTCCTGTCCTCATCACAAACACAGGCCTGCAG ATGTGGGAGGGAGCCACTGTGCCCATCCCTGCTGAGGCCCTCCGGGGCACAGACGGTGACTCGGGACCAGAGGACCTGGTCTACACCATCCAGCAACCCAGCAACGGACGGGTAGTGCTGCGCATGGCGCCGGGCACAGAGGTCCACCACTTCACACAGGCCCAGCTGGACAGCGGGCTCGTACTGTTCTCACACAGAG GAGCCCTGGATGGAGGCTTCCGCTTTGACCTCTCTGATGGGGAACACACGTCCCCTGGACACTTCTTCCGTGTGGCAGCCCAGAAGCAAGTGCTCCTCTCTCTGGAGGGCAGCCGGACGCTGATTGTCTGCCCAG AGTCTGTCCAGCCTCTCAGCAGCCAGACCCTGAGAGCCAGCTCCAGTGCAGGCACAGACCCTCACCACCTGTTCTACCAGGTGCTGCGGGGGCCCCAACTTGGCCGGCTGTTCCATGTCCAgcagggcagtgctggggacactCTGGTGAACTTCACGCAGGCTGAG GTATATGCTGGGAATGTCCTGTATGAGCACGAGATGTCCCCTGAGCCCTTCTGGGAAGCCCATGATGCCATAGAGCTCTTGCTCTCCTCGCCCCCTGCTCCTGACGTGGCTGCCACCCTCGCTGTGACTATATCTTTTGAGGCTGCCTGTCCCCAGCGCCTCACCCGCCTCTGGAGAAACAAAG GTCTCTGGGTCCCTGAGGGCCAGAGGGCCAAGATCACCGTAGCCGCCCTTGATGCCTCCAACCTCCTCGCCAGCGTCCCGGCATCCCAGCGCTCCAAGCATGACGTGCTGTTCCAGGTTACCCAGTTCCCCACCCGGGGCCAGCTGTTGGTGTCTGAGGAGCCCCTCCATGCCGGGAGGCCCCACTTCCTGCAGTCTGAGGTGGCCACGGGGCAGCTGGTGTATGCCCACGGTGGCGGGGGCACCCAGCAGGATGGCTTCCGCTTCCGTGCTCATCTCCAGGGACCAGCCGGGGCCTCCGTGGCAGGACCCCAAACCTCAGAGGCCTTCAGTATTACCGTGCGGGATGTGAACGAGAGGCCTCCACAGCCGCAGGCCTCTATGCCACTCAGGCTTACCCGGGGCTCTCGTGCCCTGGTCTCCCGAGCCCAGCTGAGTGTGGTGGACCCCGACTCAGCCCCTGGGGAGATTGAGTATGAGGTGCAGCGGGCGCCCCATAATGGCTTCCTGAGTCTGGCAGGGGGCAGCCCAGGGCCCACGACCCGCTTTACACAAGCTGATGTGGATGCAGGGCGACTTGCCTTTGTGGCCAATGGGAGCAGCGTGGCAGGAGTCTTCCAGCTGAGCATGTCTGATGGGGCCAGCCCACCTCTGCCCATGACCCTGGCTGTGGATGTCTTGCCTTCTGCCATCGAAGTGCAGCTGCGGGCACCCCTCGAGGTGCCCCAAGCCCTAGGGCGCGCCTCGCTGAGCCGGCAGCAGCTCCAGGTGGTTTCGGATAGGGAGGAGCCAGATGTGGCCTATCGCCTCACCCAGGGGCCCCAGTATGGGCATCTCCTGGTGGGCGGGCAGCCTACCTCAGCTTTCAGCCAGCTCCAGCTAGACCAGGGGGATGTGGTCTTTGCCTTCACCAACTTCTCCTCCTCTCATGACCACTTCAAAGTCCTGGCGCTGGCCAGGGGTGTCAATGCATCAGCCACAGTGAATGTCACCGTGCGGGCTCTGCTGCATGTGTGGTCAGGTGGGCCGTGGCCCCAGGGTGCCACCCTGCGCCTGGACTCCACCGTGCTAGATGCCGGCGAGCTGGCCAATCGCACAGGCAGTGTGCCCCGCTTCAGGCTCCTGGCAGGACCCCAGCATGGCCGCGTGGTCCGTGTGCCACGGGCCAGGACAGAGCCCAGAAGTGGACCACTTGTGGAACAGTTCACTCAGCAGGACCTGGAGGATGGCAGGCTGGGGCTTGAGGTGGGCAGGCCAGAGGGTAGGTTGCCTGGCCCAGCAGGGGACAGTCTCACTCTGGAGCTATGGGCGCGGGGTGTCCCACCGGCTGTGGCCTCCCtggactttaccactgaacctTATAATGCAGCCCGGCCCTACAGTGTGGCCCTGCTCAGTGTCCCTGAGGCTGCTCAGACTGAATCAGGGAAGCCAGAGAGCGTCTCTCCCACAAGTGAGCCAGGCCCGCCAGCGTCCAGCCCTGTGGCTACTGTGGCCAGGGGTGGCTTCCTGGGCTTCCTGGAGGCCAACATGTTCAGCATCATCATTCCCGTGTGCCTGGTCCTCCTGCTCCTGGCACTCATCTTGCCCCTGCTCTTCTACCTCCGCAAACGCAACAAGACGGGCAAGCATGACGTCCAGATCCTGACCGCCAAACCCCGCAACGGCCTGGCCGGGGACACAGAGACTTTTCGCAAGGTAGAGCCAGGCCAGGCCATCCCACTCACAGCTGTGCCTGGCCAGGGGTCCCCACCAGGAGGCCAGCCTgacccggagctgctgcagttcTGCCGGACACCCAACCCTGCCCTCAGGAATGGCCAATACTGGGTATGA